The Argopecten irradians isolate NY chromosome 16, Ai_NY, whole genome shotgun sequence genome window below encodes:
- the LOC138311076 gene encoding uncharacterized protein, whose product MRIIISVTNIILQFYDKSMYIFQNWTYGLCQMDSDNDGRRNGEELSDPWCEWTPRSGDNLPLPQSHPGICDSSGSPCSNGEVTQFSCPSQSDVSNQLLDPFNNLVFQPPPLPGQEQRNPDELINIPNFQFLGRTLRQNQRPEPPPELEPAPTPPPPPPPTPIPSVIHKRVRTQAVETPLLEPANTNIPQNDNPSSDFNPFIPVAVAPEPKSPGPIPPLIPPSVMSQPEVPNRPAPINPLSLGTGARISLPQSGTNSNTSPLQNNPPGSKSPPFSQTNNVPHETPPIPPGPLGSSISIPNVTPAPPTPSPPVNQVPNSNINPILFPPILTVPSVNIPTPNIPANTIPASPLTTSSSAITNNQSRVGNIRPNTRTAPQRTANNGNSRFAVFNNNIPLALRRRPSPVRNQNNLQLQLRNQFSRQDVNTLNVNNNSPVFPRRTMNRPNPLSAPRQSPRIPFPRTPFIRPNQNIGRNFQRFPNTQAPFPMIPRNQSAVMGFRQRNTSPRQNPFQRFNVQTQNRQTPAVTTPQQTRNSNQRQTSTVNQRPRFLVQQVRRPQRAPSSEDPSLFVIRTLRRVMRPNFTCPGLNGPNTYQWMLRLPRVQIPTRFQSGVCMVFNLPTNGDFHLIGGTPVIDNRDAVQQMFVYGCDEGTTVPVTLRPYACDGMPRRECQNIIGGYGGSIPGICFPRTGGIRIGGTGFKQIILQVRWTNLFGRFGMTDSSGMSIYYTNSLRQYDIGTKVLRATHFTIPPGQPEHTVTSTCPGECTVMQIRSPIYITMAFNHMHLLGRREKVELVRNGEILDLITDEDAFSYDDPKAYWHQNPIQILPGDSLRMSCVYNSMSMRSNVSWGFGEADEICLATLFYYPKESWETTSCTSFRSIPLCKLETTGIVNDCDFNSFFSTLRRDFQTAAALANCTMRRICNEGCFSLSVAARSHPCLMGDSFKLLESSIDISPDERLSVLFETLKLCEPGIHGVDPTAPVSNALIPTNLLPDVETVKNMIDNNLVIGPSFPTLAPLVTVPPMPRFTPRPTPLPHVPRMPPLATPRPSLPRIPSLPTPRPSLPRIPPLPTPLPPPTSTTASGIEPKKATDETESVVKTSGDTRIKIIPINRNNKEESVQSTMIRLIQDHFRTVPISIVVISPDGLLRVENQIGLSNSNDP is encoded by the exons GAATCTGCGATTCGTCCGGTAGTCCATGCTCTAACGGTGAAGTAACTCAGTTTTCTTGCCCAAGTCAATCGGACGTGTCTAATCAACTGTTGGATCCCTTCAATAATCTGGTGTTCCAGCCCCCGCCATTACCTGGACAGGAGCAGCGAAATCCCGACGAATTGATCAACATTCCGAATTTCCAGTTTCTAGGAAGAACACTTCGTCAGAATCAGCGACCGGAACCACCACCGGAACTAGAACCTGCCCCAACGCCAcctccaccaccaccaccaacaccaATCCCATCAGTAATTCATAAACGTGTTCGAACACAAGCAGTGGAAACACCCCTTCTCGAGCCAGCTAACACTAATATACCTCAAAATGATAACCCTTCCAGTGATTTTAACCCTTTCATTCCTGTAGCGGTAGCTCCGGAGCCGAAATCGCCTGGTCCTATACCGCCCCTTATCCCACCTAGTGTGATGTCTCAACCAGAAGTTCCTAACAGACCTGCACCGATAAACCCTCTAAGTTTAGGAACCGGCGCACGCATTAGTCTACCACAGAGTGGGACGAATTCTAACACATCACCGTTACAGAATAATCCTCCAGGATCGAAGTCACCACCTTTCAGTCAAACAAATAACGTACCCCATGAAACACCACCTATTCCCCCAGGCCCTTTAGGGTCGTCTATCAGTATACCTAATGTGACACCCGCACCCCCTACCCCTAGTCCTCCGGTTAACCAGGTAccaaattcaaatataaatccCATTCTTTTTCCTCCAATCTTGACCGTCCCAAGTGTAAACATACCGACCCCAAACATACCAGCCAACACAATTCCTGCATCGCCACTGACAACAAGCAGCAGTGCGATCACAAATAACCAAAGTAGAGTAGGAAATATTAGACCAAACACTAGGACTGCTCCACAAAGAACCGCGAATAACGGTAATTCACGATTCGCAGTATTCAATAACAACATTCCACTTGCTCTAAGACGGAGACCATCTCCGGTtcgaaatcaaaataatttgcaaTTACAACTACGAAACCAGTTTTCGAGACAGGATGTTAATACgctaaatgtaaataataactCTCCTGTGTTTCCCCGTCGGACAATGAATAGACCTAATCCATTATCAGCACCTAGACAATCTCCACGAATACCATTTCCACGGACACCTTTCATTCGACCAAATCAAAACATCGGGAGAAATTTCCAACGTTTTCCCAACACTCAGGCGCCGTTTCCAATGATACCACGGAACCAGAGTGCAGTTATGGGATTCCGTCAAAGAAATACTTCTCCGAGACAAAACCCGTTCCAAAGATTCAATGTTCAAACCCAAAATCGTCAAACACCAGCAGTAACGACACCGCAACAGACCCGTAATTCCAATCAAAGACAGACAAGTACAGTCAATCAGAGACCGCGGTTTTTAGTTCAACAGGTGCGAAGACCCCAAAGGGCACCATCATCTGAAGACCCTTCCTTGTTTGTTATAAGGACATTGAGGAGGGTAATGAGGCCAAACTTCACCTGTCCGGGGTTAAACGGGCCAA ATACATACCAGTGGATGTTACGTCTGCCCCGAGTCCAGATCCCCACCCGTTTTCAGTCCGGTGTATGTATGGTGTTTAACCTCCCCACCAATGGAGACTTCCATCTGATAGGAGGGACTCCGGTCATAGACAACAGGGACGCTGTACAGCAGATGTTCGTGTATGGCTGCG aCGAGGGCACCACTGTCCCTGTGACTCTACGACCCTACGCCTGTGACGGGATGCCGAGACGAGAATGTCAGAACATCATTGGTGGATATGGTGGATCGATTCCGGGGATCTGCTTCCCTCGAACTGGAGGGATCAGGATCGGCGGGACCGGCTTCAAACAGATTATTCTACAG GTTCGCTGGACGAACCTTTTCGGTCGGTTTGGGATGACAGACAGCTCCGGAATGTCCATATACTACACAAATTCCCTACGACAATATGACATAGGTACTAAGGTTCTCCGCGCGACCCACTTTACCATCCCGCCCGGTCAACCGGAACACACCGTGACCAGCACGTGCCCCGGGGAATGTACAGTCATGCAGATCCGATCTCCCATTTACATCACCATGGCATTCAACCATATGCATTTGTTAG GCAGAAGAGAAAAGGTAGAGCTTGTTCGAAATGGAGAGATCTTGGATTTGATTACTGACGAGGATGCTTTCAGTTACGACGACCCAAAAGCATACTG GCATCAGAATCCGATACAGATTCTTCCGGGAGACAGTCTGCGTATGTCTTGTGTATACAATTCCATGAGCATGCGCAGTAATGTCTCCTGGGGTTTCGGAGAAGCGGACGAGATTTGCCTTGCGACTCTTTTCTACTACCCCAAGGAGAGTTGGGAAACCACGTCCTGTACAAGCTTCCGGAGTATCCCCCTTTGTAAGCTGGAAACAACCGGGATCGTCAACGACTGCGATTTCAATAGCTTCTTCAGTACGCTAAGACGGGACTTTCAAACCGCTGCTGCCTTAGCCAATTGCACAATGCGACGTATATGTAATGAAGGATGCTTTTCTCTCTCGGTCGCCGCTAGGTCTCATCCGTGCTTAATGGGAGACAGCTTTAAGTTACTTGAATCAAGTATTGACATATCGCCAGACGAACGCCTTTCGGTTCTGTTTGAAACATTAAAATTGTGCGAGCCAGGTATTCATGGAGTTGACCCAACAGCACCTGTTTCAAACGCTCTTATACCGACGAATCTATTGCCTGATGTGGAAACTGTGAAAAATATGATAGACAATAATTTAGTAATAGGCCCATCATTTCCAACTTTAGCGCCTTTGGTTACAGTGCCTCCTATGCCTAGATTTACTCCTCGACCGACTCCACTTCCTCATGTACCTAGAATGCCTCCCCTAGCGACGCCACGCCCGTCTTTACCCAGAATTCCTTCTCTACCGACTCCACGTCCATCTTTACCCAGAATCCCCCCTTTACCAACACCACTTCCGCCACCGACTTCCACAACTGCAAGTGGAATTGAACCGAAGAAGGCAACGGACGAAACCGAATCTGTTGTAAAAACATCTGGGGATACAAGAATAAAAATTATacctataaatagaaataataaaGAAGAGAGCGTCCAGTCTACCATGATTCGACTCATTCAGGATCACTTCCGGACTGTCCCAATCAGTATAgttgttatctcccctgacgGACTTTTACGCGTGGAAAATCAAATTGGACTTTCTAATTCAAACGATCCCTGA